Part of the Cercospora beticola chromosome 5, complete sequence genome is shown below.
ATGTAGAGCACGTCGTGACCTGGAGAAGGACGTGAAATGTAGATAACAAAGTCAATAACTCTGCATAATCACCATCCAGCTGCCAATTTTGTCTGGGAGCGAATTCCTTCCTCTTGCCTTCCCAACCCAGTACGCCTCACATCAGCAAGCACGACCGCACCATGGCAGGAGGGTGCGTTGACTTGCAGTGTCCCAATCAGTACATGTGTCTCTTGCATAATGGCGTCTGACATTCTCTGGCAGAATGCTGAGAACACCATTATCCTGATTGATATCCCGCGATCAATTGCAGCAGCGCAAAGCACGAAAGAGGGGCCTTGCACGGATTTCATGCTGTCAGTGGTAGCGTTGGAGACGCCTTTCCCGGCTCAGAAATGCAACAATACAAGAACTGTCAAAAGCCTTGCAAACAGCGCCGCGGACGATTTTCTACACCAAGAATACCATACTTTGCTCCAGCGAGCTCTAGACGAGGTTCGGTCTTGCCACAAAGATGGTTGGTGCCAAGAGCGGCCTTTCATCTCGTCCAGAGGTGTGCGCAATGCTAAGCGCAAGGCAAGTGATGTCCTCGCGGATAATCGGAGCAGCGAATTGCCCACAAATATTCTCCGGAACATAACACAGCCATGTCTCACACCTCCGGACGTCCGCTTTGGGAGAGAGGAAGGCATCGAAGACGGCGAATACGAGCCTGGGTCCCATCTATGGAACTACAGCAGAAACGCTGGCACGATGATTTTGACGCATCATGATTTGAACACTGCCAGTTCCACAGACTATGGGTTCCGCATACCAGCGGATGCGACTTTCTTTTTGGCAAATTGTTCAAATACTGAAGTGTTCCACGACATAGTCGAGCAGCGAAAGCTCAAGTTCGACTTCATTCTCCTGGATCCACCTTGGCCGAATCGTTCAGTGAAGCGGACACACAAGACTCCAGGAACTTCATATGCAACGATTTCGACTTTGCAAGATATTTCAAATTTACTGTTGAACATGAATCTATCACAATTACTTTCGGAAACAGGTTATGTGGGCGTTTGGATCACGAATAAAGCTGCCATACGGGCCTTGGTACTTGGTCCTGGAGGTCTGTTTGAGCATTGGGGTGTTGATTTATGTGAAGAATGGATTTGGTTGAAGACTACAGTACATGGAGAGCCTGTCACGCCACTTGAAGGTATGTGGAATGGAAAGAAGCCTTATGAGGTTCTTCTCGTTGGCAAGAAGAAAGTCACAGGTACGGCAGAGGCTGGAAATATCACGCGCAGAGTCATGATAGCTGTGCCAGACTTGCATTCGAGGAAACCAtgcttgaagaagatgatcgaGACATTGGTCGGGACGAACGGAAATGTCCTAGAAGTCTTTGCCAGACATCTCGTCACTGGTTGGTGGAGCTGGGGCGACGAATGCTTCAAATTCAATTGGCAGGGGTATTGGCAGGGCGCGGAAGAGTGCAAGAGACCATGACAGAACAATGACATGAAGTCTATCGTGATAGGGCAAGCACGACAACCAATGAGTCCCGGCCTGATCTGAAACTCTGAACAGGACATCCTCGACTTTGCACTCATCTCACTTTTGACAGTACGAGCACCACTGTTCTCCCGAAACATTAAACTCGGCCCGATCGACATCGGcatcaccagcagcaccGGCCGAGAGCAAGGCCCGCCACTTCTCCGACCAGGGTGTCCCAGAAAGCGGAAACAGATCCGCAAAGCTAGAACACGGGGGTCTCGCGAGAGAACCAACACCGCTAGCATCTCCCTCCCTCCAAATCCAAGCTTCCTTATCGGGACCAGTCACAACGCCAGAATGTATCGGAGCGGTGTCCTAAAGCACTGACGACAAGTTCCCAGATACCAGGATAGCATCACCATTACCGAGCAGTCCCAGGAATCATCATGATGTTGTCTCCGGCAATTCCAGAAGTTTGATAACGCTCGTTTGAATCTTGTAGGCTTATAGAGCTTTGAGCTCACGATGAgccttgtcgttgtcgtgtgACTGGAATGCCACATTCGGATGTAAAGTGTCCAATGGGCTGTTCAGCCGGGGAGTTATGTCGGGGAGGAGTGAGATGTGGCTTGGGTAGGTGAAGGACAATGGAGACTTCAGCCCGTACTCATCAGCAGACAATTGCGCGTCCTTCCCCTCTTTCACCTCTCTCGCAGCCACGTCAACTAAACATGCCGATCACACATACAattccaccaccgccaaaTCCGCAATACCTCTATCGCGTCACGGATAGCACATCACATATTCGAGCCAATTCATCTTCGGGAGATTTCGACACGGGAACTCATACGGGAGCTTCTTGGGAGGATATCATTTCTACCGCGACACTTGACCGACACTTCACCTCACCAAGCGAACAATTCTTactttcatcatcatcttctttatcatcctcctcatccaacACTTCAGAAGAACATACCGAAGAATATGGAGCCCCATCCCGGCCCTTGCTGATATCAACAACCACATCATCCACCTGGGCCTCCTCAGAACATCGCAGAAGACTATACAAAAAACGCCGAAGTGATGTCCGGACGTACAAAATCGATCTGAGTAAATTTGAATGGGAATATGTGGAAGTTGCTGGAGTGAGCGGCAACGATGGCAGAAGCATTGCAGGGGAAGCCGAGAAGATCAGATTCCCAATCCTGAGATCACCGGGTTGGGAGTGTGTGGTTTTCTCGACGGATTGTGCGACGCAAGGGTTGGATTGGTGGAATCATCGGAGAGATAGTGAGGAGTGGTTCGCGGTCGTTTGTATTCCGAGGAAATTCGTTGAGTTGTTGGAGGTTGATGGAGTAGATGTTGGCCGGAAAGGGAGGAGGTGAGAGATGCAAGTCGTGATGATGTTGGTGAAAGTCGATCGAGCACTCTTCTTACTAGATGGTTTCGCTCGACATCATGCGAATTCGAGTGAGCGATGACTGCAAGTTTGTGGGCGTTGGAACGTCGATCGAAGTAGCGAGAGGCTACAGTTTGTCAAAGGCACAGGATTTGGTCAGCTGTGGAAAGTGTAGGCATGCAAGCCATGACACAAGAGAGAAAAAAAAAGGTAATGTCTTGACAAGAGTCCAATGTCTTGTATTACATCGAGGGCAAGTCATATGCCAGCAAGCATTTCTTATGCTCATGCTCGAGTGAAGCTATCATCTACACATCTAATCGTAAAGCGCTGGTGTCGAGCGCAGAAGGCAGCCCAATGCCCTATTTCCTTACGCCAATGCTGAATTGTAGTAAAGTGCTGTTGGAAGTGGGTCCGTGAACAATCTAgttcgcagcagctggaccgaagttgcccttcttcttgagctcggcctcctcttcctccttgagTTCTTGGTCAATCTTAGCGCCCTTTGATGGCTCGTTGCCGTGGTTGATGGCCTGGTAGGAAGAGATTGTGTTAGTATTGGCGTGCTTTAGTGAAGCAGCCGTGTACGTGTTGACTTACTGGCTTCGTTGAATCAATCTTGCTCTCCAGAGTCTCCTGGTCCTTCTCACCCTCtgactccttctccttcttctcctcgttcGCTAGGCGGTTGGCGATGGAGCGCTCATCCTTTGGGTCGTTTGGCTTGTGCGAGTTCTCCTTGCCCTCGTTGTAGCGGTCGGCCTCGCGAAGCTCAGAGTCCTTGTAGTTTCTCTGAGGAAAAGAGTCAGTCACCTAGTCTCATGAAGGAGGGGTGGTGGGGTAATGCGTACCTGGTCGCCAGCCTCGTATGTGCGGCGGTCACCAACGTTGGATTGAGAAGACATTGTGATGTGTGGTGATCGAGGAGATGCGATATGTGTTGGAAGAAGCTTTCCACGTTCGAATTCGTGGTGTGTGAGCAAAGATGCAGAGCAGTGGAATGGAGCACGAGACTGCTATTAAAACCGTGGAACTTTCACTTGGAGGTGACATCACAATTTGTCGTCATGATCCACAGAAATGGCTTGGATGTTCAGGAACGCCCGCTGAGCACGGCTTGCACTGGTGGAGTCGACTGCATCACAGCACGACAAGTTCATCGTGAAATGTCGTTTCAACAGATGGATGCCATGCCGACTATGACATCTTGGGCACCGGCCGGGGCAGAAGACCATGTTTACGAGCGACTGATCGTGACCTGAAGGCGCACGGCCGGCCCCGTGGACGTCGAATATCTTATATCGTTTGAGGCGCAATTCTTATGGCCAGGCTGACTTGTGCATCGAAAAAGTGGTCTCTCCGCGATACAGGAACatgtgaagctgaagaggaaATCTTGGCGTGTGCAGCGTGCGTACCAGTGAGCGTACGTACAAGAAGAGAGTGCGTACATGCGAACGTCAGTTAGCGCCGGCTGCCGCCGATTGGCTTATGAGAACTGCCTGTCCGTCAACGCCTAGTTAGTCTCATAGCCACCAGAATACAGTACACAAATCATCAATCTTGCAAAGGCCGTACCTCGGTATTGAGAGGGACTGCAGATACATCTGATCAAACCAAAATTCATTCCTGGGGTATCATTGGATCGTAGCCTTGTCCTTCGGTCTATGTATCCTTGCTCTAATGCATCATATTTTCATCGCCCAAACGCCTCGCTAGGTTCTTTACCAGGTCAATGTACCATCTTTCCCTACTCCAGTTCGATCGTAGCAGGAGGCTTGCTGGTCGTCTCATACACCACTCTCGCCACGCCTTGCACCTCATTGGCAATGCGATCGCTGACGCTCGCGAACCAGTCCATCGGCGCCCCCGTGAAGACGTTGGCGGTCATGAAATCGGTGGTTTGCACGGCCCGCAAATGAACAATCTCGCCATGCAATCTCTGATCACCAACCACAGCCACGGACTTGACGCCAAGAACTGCAGCGTACGCTTGGGAGATCTCCCGGTAAAAGCCAGCCTTCCTGATCTCCTCAATCCAGATCTTGTCCGCCTCTTGAGCGATGCGAATTCGGTCAGGAGTGACTTCACCAATGATGCGAATTGCGAGGCCAGGACCAGGGAAGGGGTGTCGCCAGACTAGATTCTCTGGAATACCGAGTTCGGTACCAAGAGCGCGGACCTCGTCCTTGAACAATTCGCGAAGAGGCTCGATGAGCTTGAGGTCCATCTTCTCGGGAAGACCGCCGACGTTGTGGTGCGTCTTGATCGTGGCACTAGGTCCCTTGAACGAAATGGATTCGATGACGTCCGGGTACAGAGTGCCTTGCAGAAACCATTCGACTTTGCCAGCACGTTCGGTGTTctcagcggcagcggcaatcttcttcgcttcctccTGAAAGATCTCGATGAACTCGTTGCCAATAATCTTGCGCTTCCTCTCTGGGTCTGAGACGCCGGAGAGCTTTCCGAGGAAACGATCCTTGGCGTCGATGACTGTTAAGTTGACCTTGAGACCTTCCTTGAGAGTCGCTTCGACCTCGTTGGCCTCATTCAAGCGCAGACAGCCGTTGTCAACCATGACTGCGTGAAAGCGATCACCGATCGCAGTCTGCATCAGTTTCGCGGCTACAGTAGAGTCGACGCCTCCACTGACAGCACCGATGACCTGCTGCTTGTCTCCGACCAGGGTCCTGATTCGGGCAACCTCTTGATCCACGAATGCGCCCATTGTCCAATTCGTCTGCGCTTTGCAGATTCCAACAGCAAAGTTCTTGATCAATGTAATGCCCTTGGGCGTGTGCGACACTTCTGGATGGAATTGAATCCCATAGAGGTGTTTTGTGTCGTGTGCAATGCCGGCGAATGGTGCATTGGCAGTGCTGGCAATTGTGTGGAAATTGTCGGGCAGCTTCGACACTTTGTCGCCGTGCGACATCCAAACCACCTCATTCTCTAGCCCTTCGAACAGTTGATCGATGTGGGAGTTCTTGTCTGCATGCTTCTGCAACTGTAGGGTGGCCTTGCCGTATTCTCTCTTTTCACCTGCAGCAACGCCCTTTCCAAAGTGCCAGGCGAGCTCCTGCAGGCCATAACAGATGCCGAGAATGGGAACGTCAAGATCAAAGATGGCGTCGTCAACGTGTGGAGCGTCAGGAGCGTAGACAGAGTATGGCCCGCCAGAGAGGATGATGCCTTTTGGCTTGAAGTCGAGGTCTTTCAACTTTTGCGTGCACGGCAGCATTTCTGAGTAGACATTGAGCTCTCTAAGCCGACGCGTGATGAGATGCGTGTATTGCGACCCGAAGTCAAGCACGAGGATGGTGTCGAAGGTTTTGTGAGGAGCCGCAGGTAGGTCGCCATTGGTGACGCCGTTGGTCGTGGCCATGTTGGCTGAAATTGTATTTATTAGGAATTTGGTAGGATGAGTGAGTGTTGGTTGTATTGACTCCGATTCGCAAGAAATTCTTCCACCGCGACGTGCATCGAGGGGCCCGATAAGGGACCTCGCTTGTGATAGCCAGAAGTCGTGGTCACAGATCTCACGTCCGTGTCACTTCATCGCGTACTCCAACACGCGGACGCATCAGGCGCCGACATGACCGCCATCAGACACCAACACACGGAGATCTGCAGTTGCACATACTGAGATTTGTTTGCGACCTTGGTTTGCCGCGTCTCGTCTTGTCATCCAGAACCAACATGTCTGGCAGTCGCTTTCAGCAAGAACCACGACACTTCCTACGGCACTCGGCGGTGCGAGAGCCTTAAAGCATGGGACAAGGAAACTCATCGATCACGCTGCCGGCGGGGCCCAGTGTCATAGAGACATCGGAATCATCCGACTTGACCTTTGAGAAGCCGCTAGGAGGGCCGCGCTTCCTCCGCACTGTCCGCGCCCGACATCACACGGGTGTGGTTGTCGTGAAGGTGTGCAACAAGGTCGATTCCAAAGTCTCGTTCGCCAAGTATGCCAAAGCCCTGAAGCAAGAACGAAAGCTATTGAGGGATATCCCCAATGTCCTGTCCTATGCCAGGATCCGAGAGACGAACACCATCGGTGTACTAGTCCGCCAATTCATCCACACGTCGCTCTACGATCGCGTCAGCATTCGCCCTTTCTTGGAAGAGGTCGAGAAGAAATGGATCGCTTATCAGCTGTTGTGCGCCGTCAAAGACTGCCACGATCGGGGAGTCTATCATGGCGACATCAAGTCCGAGAACGTGCTGGTAACGTCTTGGGGATGGGTCTACTTGACCGACTTCGCGTCAGCTTTCAAGCCCGTCTATCTGCCCGAGGACAACCCTGCGGACTTCACATTCTACTACGACACCTCGGGACGTCGTATATGCAATCTTGCACCGGAACGCTTCTTCATGCCTGGTCAGCGGCCACAAGACGACGATGTGGTACAGTGGAACATGGACGTCTTCAGCCTTGGCTGTGTTTTGGCTGAACTCTTCACTGAATCCTCAACTTTCACTCTCACTCAGATGTACAGGTACAAGCGAGGTGAATACGACCCGACCGTATCATTGCTCAGCAAGATAGACGACGATCAAGTGCGTGCCATGATCACTAGCATGATCAAGCTAGATCCGTCCGATCGTTGGCATGCGGATGACTACCTCGAGGAGTACAAGGGAAAGGTGTTTCCGTTGTATTTCTACAACCACTTTCACACCTTGATGCGAGAAATCACAAATCCTGGCTTTGGGCACAAGCCGATACCCTCCGACGATTTCAACAATGGTGAAGCTGATGCGCGGATCGACAAGATCTATGAAGATTTCGAGATGCTATCAGTGTCACTCGGATATGGCAATGCCACACTGCCGGAACTTGTGGCGCCGCAAGCTTCCTATCTTCGCGGCCTTTTCCCTCTTCAGGTCGATTTGCCAAACAGCCGCCACACCGCTCACGCAGCTGATATGGAAGAAGGAGACAACGGTACGTTCATCTTGCTGAATGTGATAACGGCCTCAATGCGGAGCTCGGCTCGAGCAGCCTCAAAAATGCGAGCTTGTGAGCTCCTGCTGGCGTTCGCCGAGCACGTGCCTGATGAAGCCAAGCTGGATAGGATCTTGCCATACCTGATGCCTTTACTGGACGATTTCAGCGAGATGGTTCAAGTTGCTGGCCTCCGGACGATGACGCAACTTCTGGCCCTGGTCAGAGTAGTCGCCCCTAtcaactcttctctctttacACAATACATCTTTCCCAGATTGCAGATGTTCGTAAAGAGCAATGGCTTCTTACATACTCCGCTGGTTCGAGCGACATACGCAGCTTGCCTTGCAAGCCTTGCTGAAACCGCTTCGCGCTTTCTGGATGTCACGCAAGCGCTAAGAGTAGGAGGCTCACTTTCTTCAACCGAGAGAGACGACATGGGCGCAGATTCTGTCACTAGCGCGGATGCGTACGACACAGCACGCACGGCTCTGCAGGAGCAATTCGAAGCCCAGACCAAAGTCTTTCTCACAGACACAGACAACTCAGTTCGACGAGCATTTTTGACATCTGTTCCGAGTCTATGCGTGTTCTTCGGTGAAGCCAGATCCGCCGATGTCATCCTGAGTCATCTGAATACCTACTTGAACGACCAAGACTGGCTGCTCAAATGCGCCTTCTTCAAAACCATAGTCGGCATTGCAGTGTACATTGGCAGTGCCAACGTGGAAAACTTTGTGCTGCCACTCATGCTTCAAGCCTTGACTGATCCGCAGGAGTTTGTCGTTGAGCAGGCGCTCCGGTCTTTGGCAACCATGGCCGAGGTCGGCTTATTGCAACGTGCAAAGACTTGGGAGCTTATGGACACTGTTGCCCGCTTCGAGATGCATCCGAATATCTGGATCAAGGAAGCGGCTTCGCACTTTGttgcagcagcgacaacCTACTTATCGCTGGCTGACATACGAATCCTTGTTGCGCCATTGATTCAGCCATACTTGAAGGTACCCGTGGGAACGCTTTCAGAATCAGAATTGCTGGATGCTCTGAAGAAGCCTATCCCGAGGACTGTACTTGACCTTGCTGCACAGTGGGCAGGCAAAGTTGACAAAAGCTTGTTCTGGAAGACCGCAAGAGACTCGAAGCAACTTTCGTACGCCGCGACAGGTCAAATGCCGCCGCAATCCTCAGTGGCCGAGCTTGGTCCGAAGGCACTAGCAAAAATACCCAAGACCGATGAGGACGAACAATGGCTAGGGCGGCTGCGTAATGCTGGAATGAGgagcgaggatga
Proteins encoded:
- the GUA1 gene encoding GMP synthase (glutamine-hydrolyzing) (MEROPS:MER0045886), which codes for MATTNGVTNGDLPAAPHKTFDTILVLDFGSQYTHLITRRLRELNVYSEMLPCTQKLKDLDFKPKGIILSGGPYSVYAPDAPHVDDAIFDLDVPILGICYGLQELAWHFGKGVAAGEKREYGKATLQLQKHADKNSHIDQLFEGLENEVVWMSHGDKVSKLPDNFHTIASTANAPFAGIAHDTKHLYGIQFHPEVSHTPKGITLIKNFAVGICKAQTNWTMGAFVDQEVARIRTLVGDKQQVIGAVSGGVDSTVAAKLMQTAIGDRFHAVMVDNGCLRLNEANEVEATLKEGLKVNLTVIDAKDRFLGKLSGVSDPERKRKIIGNEFIEIFQEEAKKIAAAAENTERAGKVEWFLQGTLYPDVIESISFKGPSATIKTHHNVGGLPEKMDLKLIEPLRELFKDEVRALGTELGIPENLVWRHPFPGPGLAIRIIGEVTPDRIRIAQEADKIWIEEIRKAGFYREISQAYAAVLGVKSVAVVGDQRLHGEIVHLRAVQTTDFMTANVFTGAPMDWFASVSDRIANEVQGVARVVYETTSKPPATIELE
- a CDS encoding uncharacterized protein (BUSCO:EOG092602OP), with translation MGQGNSSITLPAGPSVIETSESSDLTFEKPLGGPRFLRTVRARHHTGVVVVKVCNKVDSKVSFAKYAKALKQERKLLRDIPNVLSYARIRETNTIGVLVRQFIHTSLYDRVSIRPFLEEVEKKWIAYQLLCAVKDCHDRGVYHGDIKSENVLVTSWGWVYLTDFASAFKPVYLPEDNPADFTFYYDTSGRRICNLAPERFFMPGQRPQDDDVVQWNMDVFSLGCVLAELFTESSTFTLTQMYRYKRGEYDPTVSLLSKIDDDQVRAMITSMIKLDPSDRWHADDYLEEYKGKVFPLYFYNHFHTLMREITNPGFGHKPIPSDDFNNGEADARIDKIYEDFEMLSVSLGYGNATLPELVAPQASYLRGLFPLQVDLPNSRHTAHAADMEEGDNGTFILLNVITASMRSSARAASKMRACELLLAFAEHVPDEAKLDRILPYLMPLLDDFSEMVQVAGLRTMTQLLALVRVVAPINSSLFTQYIFPRLQMFVKSNGFLHTPLVRATYAACLASLAETASRFLDVTQALRVGGSLSSTERDDMGADSVTSADAYDTARTALQEQFEAQTKVFLTDTDNSVRRAFLTSVPSLCVFFGEARSADVILSHLNTYLNDQDWLLKCAFFKTIVGIAVYIGSANVENFVLPLMLQALTDPQEFVVEQALRSLATMAEVGLLQRAKTWELMDTVARFEMHPNIWIKEAASHFVAAATTYLSLADIRILVAPLIQPYLKVPVGTLSESELLDALKKPIPRTVLDLAAQWAGKVDKSLFWKTARDSKQLSYAATGQMPPQSSVAELGPKALAKIPKTDEDEQWLGRLRNAGMRSEDEMKILAFREYLWRSAQRVKRGDSDEKDSIYDQLISLSKLGVQPRTVIFDTDLKAYEQKVEKQNRTIAEAIEEASKAEGKQVAAPESSSVEDSRTDAQTQAPVSIPEATRRLSGLKHNQSGSLSSSPNSGIGLLGNVDHALRQKGNAAGLLGAAGKAQPAVATNDTTAHGKLDRPQSSSRRASPVPEVSERRKALERTASQRLGHTYTGSDPTVLKLLDAVYVDNFPIDAADFGPFVQPANGVIPMNANHPSPGPWRPQGRLVAVLGEHTAKVTHIAVAPDHVFFLTASEDGSIRVWDTSRLERNVTYRSRQSYRLGPGVTVTSLCFVDATHSFVCAGSDGSVHVVRVDVHESQDKSTRYGKLRIIREWHVPTTNAAGEHAVFSEHFRGESASTLVLATNLGRILAIDLRYMSIIFDLQNPPHHGTPTSFCMGRKHDWLIVGTSLGVLDLWDIRFHCRLRSWTFPNATPITRLQLHPSRRSSKRNRFCVTGGTGPGEITVWDAEKGICLEVIRPSFPGGEERNNIRDYELKNVEDERDGLLGRIAAESSTKAVHHTVSFFGAQPSVKDPDVQHSYAITGGPDGKVRFWDTDRLEGCRLVCGASSPDEKPVYTFSQLSMDCRLLSEKPPDATVSASVVNSPSGKKIAGSSANKAAGRYETIRLASQNLMRGHLDLITDVKMLERPFGMVISADRSGMVCVWQ